The following proteins are co-located in the Zonotrichia albicollis isolate bZonAlb1 chromosome 1, bZonAlb1.hap1, whole genome shotgun sequence genome:
- the MTRR gene encoding methionine synthase reductase isoform X2: MFFCNGGRTVDRRLQELGAQHFYDTGLADDCVGLELVVDPWIDGLWLALKEALQLQKEKEGMNNAVNAVSSSLSTAPHAVHELKLSSEVQTLKLEDEEARGSGTLSQKLDDINHVAPAGDAEPSLIHSVPPVSQSALNIPALPPEYIEVEFQDTQGENPHLSSLISEGRTFEVPVTKAVQLTREDAVKTALLLELDIADTGFEYQPGDAFCVMCPNNVSEVEKLLHILGLSEKGDNFVCVKVKQGTKKKGAVRPQHIPERSTLKFILTWCLEIRAIPKKAFLRALVECTSDAGEKRRLQELCSRQGASDYTHFIRDSNVCLLDLLHAFPSCRPSLSLLIEHLPKLQARSYSVSSSDLYQPGRLCFVFNVVEFPAGPSRPVSRKGVCTGWLAELVAPLLHLSKNSQGTKGESSSTEKISIFPRPNNAFHLPADPSVPFIMVGPGTGIAPFIGFLQHRQKLREQHTDWEFGETWLFFGCRHQDRDYLFKDELQCFLKNGTLTHLKVCFSRDSSTAEVAPPKYVQDVLRLCAKEVARVLLKERGYFYICGDKKHMADNVSDAVVDILSVEMEADKLEAMKSLAMLREAKRYLQDVWS; encoded by the exons ATGTTCTTCTGTAATGGGGGAAGGACAGTAGACCGACGGCTTCAAGAACTTGGTGCCCAACACTTCTATGACACAGGATTAGCAGATGACTGTGTAGG tttggaattagtggttgatccttggattgatggACTTTGGCTTGCTCTCAAGGAAGCATTACAAttgcagaaagagaaagaaggcaTGAACAATGCTGTCAATGCTGTTTCCAGCTCTCTCTCTACAGCTCCACATGCTGTGCATGAGCTAAAGTTAAGCTCTGAAGTACAGACCTTGAAGCTAGAAGATGAGGAAGCAAGGGGTTCTGGTACTCTGTCACAGAAACTGGATGACATCAATCATGTGGCTCCAGCTGGAGATGCCGAACCTTCACTCATTCATTCTGTCCCTCCTGTCTCTCAGTCTGCTCTTAATATTCCTGCCCTGCCACCAGAATATATAGAGGTGGAGTTTCAGGACACCCAGGGTGAG AATCCACATCTGTCTTCACTTATCTCAGAGGGAAGAACCTTTGAAGTGCCAGTTACAAAAGCAGTTCAGCTCACTAGGGAAGATGCAGTAAAGACTGCATTGCTCTTAGAGCTTGATATTGCA GATACAGGTTTTGAGTACCAGCCTGGAGATGCCTTCTGTGTAATGTGTCCCAACAATGTCAGTGAAGTGGAAAAGCTTCTTCACATTTTGGGGCTTTCTGAAAAAGGAGACAACTTCGTTTGTGTAAAAGTTAAGCAGGGCACTAAAAAGAAAG GAGCAGTTCGTCCACAACACATCCCTGAAAGAAGTACTCTCAAATTCATTCTAACTTGGTGTCTGGAAATAAGAGCAATTCCCAAAAAG GCATTTTTGCGAGCTCTTGTGGAATGTACCAGTGATGCAGGAGAAAAACGGAGGCTTCAAGAGCTTTGCAGCAGACAAGGAGCCTCTGATTATACTCACTTTATTAGAGATTCTAATGTTTGCCTCCTGGATTTACTTCATGCTTTTCCAAGCTGCAGGCCTTCACTTAGCCTGTTAATTG AACATCTTCCTAAATTACAAGCCAGATCTTACTCTGTCTCAAG TTCAGACTTATATCAGCCAGGAAGGCTGTGCTTTGTGTTTAATGTTGTGGAGTTCCCTGCCGGTCCCTCTAGACCAGTCTCGCGGAAAGGAGTTTGTACAGGGTGGCTTGCTGAGTTAGTTGCACCTCTACTGCACCTCAGTAAAAACTCTCAGGGTACAAAAGGAGAAAGCTCTTCAACTGAAAAG ATCTCTATTTTTCCTCGTCCAAACAATGCTTTCCACTTACCTGCAGATCCATCTGTGCCATTCATTATGGTTGGTCCAGGAACTGGAATTGCACCATTTATTGGTTTCCTACAACATAG gcaAAAGCTCAGAGAACAACATACAGACTGGGAATTTGGAGAAACATGGCTGTTCTTTGGTTGTCGGCATCAGGATCGGGACTATTTGTTCAA AGATGAGCTCCAGTGTTTTCTTAAAAATGGAACCTTAACTCACCTTAAGGTTTGTTTCTCAAGAGACTCTTCAACTGCGGAAGTGGCCCCCCCTAAATATGTGCAAGATGTCCTTAGGCTTTGTGCTAAGGAAGTTGCCAGAGTTCTGCTGAAGGAGAGAGGTTACTTCTATATATGTGG